A stretch of the Myripristis murdjan chromosome 24, fMyrMur1.1, whole genome shotgun sequence genome encodes the following:
- the slc35a1 gene encoding CMP-sialic acid transporter, with amino-acid sequence MANEPVSVVFKLYCLSIMTLVAAAYTVALRYTRTIASADMYFSTTAVFITEVIKLALSVVMLSKETGSPTRMKNTIVEHIFRSPKELLKLSVPSIVYAIQNNMAFLALSNLDAAVYQVTYQLKIPCTALCTVLMLNRSLSRLQWFSVFMLCGGVTLVQWKPAETTKVQIEQNPFLGFVAIAIAVLCSGFAGVYFEKVLKSSDTSLWIRNIQMYLSGIVVTLAGVYMTDGSNVIEKGFFFGYTPWVCFVVFLLSVGGLYTSVVVKYTDNIMKGFSAAAAIVLSTVASVFLFGLQITATFASGAVMVCVSIYLYGLPKQDTSKLTRQDGDKESRQKLITV; translated from the exons ATGGCGAACG AGCCCGTCAGTGTCGTCTTCAAACTGTACTGCCTGTCCATCATGACCCTGGTGGCGGCAGCGTACACGGTGGCCCTGCGCTACACCAGGACCATCGCCTCGGCAGACATGTACTTCTCCACCACGGCGGTGTTCATCACAGAGGTCATTAAACTGGCCCTGAGTGTGGTCATGCTGTCCAA AGAAACAGGAAGCCCCACGAGGATGAAGAACACAATAGTGGAACATATTTTTCGGAGCCCTAAAGAGCTGCTGAAGCTGAGTGTTCCCTCCATCGTGTACGCTATTCAGAATAACATGGCCTTTCTTGCCCTGAGCAACCTTGATGCAGCTGTGTATCAG GTGACTTACCAGCTGAAGATCCCCTGCACAGCTCTGTGCACAGTCCTCATGCTGAACCGCTCTCTGAGCCGGCTGCAGTGGTTCTCTGTGTTCATGCTCTGCGGCGGCGTCACACTAGTGCAGTGGAAGCCTGCAGAGACCACAAAAGTGCAG ATAGAGCAAAACCCTTTCCTTGGGTTTGTGGCCATCGCTATTGCTGTCCTCTGCTCTGGATTTGCAG GTGTGTACTTTGAGAAGGTCTTGAAGAGCTCGGACACATCCCTCTGGATCAGAAACATCCAGATGTACCTGTCTGGCATTGTGGTCACGCTGGCTGGTGTGTACATGACAGATGGTAGCAATGTCATAGAGAAAGGCTTCTTCTTCGGCTACACACCATGGGTGTGCTTTGTAGTAT TCCTTCTCAGTGTGGGCGGTCTGTACACATCGGTGGTGGTGAAGTACACAGACAACATCATGAAGGgcttctctgctgctgctgcaatcGTTTTGTCAACTGTGGCGTCAGTCTTCCTTTTTGGACTGCAGATAA CGGCTACCTTTGCCTCTGGAGccgtgatggtgtgtgtgtccatatacCTGTATGGA